Proteins encoded in a region of the Phoenix dactylifera cultivar Barhee BC4 chromosome 3, palm_55x_up_171113_PBpolish2nd_filt_p, whole genome shotgun sequence genome:
- the LOC103709080 gene encoding probable apyrase 6 isoform X1: MDFSSLQSRVSFSSSSSSSHFPPHRTQLHPRMHYAAPPASLRPPSPSRGERCWFLAIGLLTLPFLFYLIAVARRVHTSARFDATRPKCFGLVIDAGAAGSRIHVFEFLNEGRIPFVGVDGKGSVSMKVRPGLREFAAEPERAGDSLQEMLEFAKGRIPRAEWKATRIWFIDTGGVGSLKLEVSSAIMKSCRRALTASGFMFRDEWASSITGQDKGIYAWVAANYVLGTLGANPQETMGIIQLGGASAQVVVFVPKEPPPMELSRMLKLHGVTYNLYSKSIHHFGQDVAWESLTKLNSSGSSRSSSDSIEAVMSACIPKGYNEILNPKISSDSLEKVIFTVDAAGNFSACRSKASVLLQGQGKGTCSHPPCNILPRLLPELQGTPLAIHKFFYISELFGMAPRASLLKVEAAGRHYCEDHWARLKEEHFGVDEMDLLKYCFSSAYIVALLHDGLGIPMDGKRIGFADPTVSSPFDWTLGAFILQTVVEPKLETEIVTQIVGNDAITYIELFAILFMAILAAFFLSNWRKPRFKTVYDLEKGHYIVTRVPG, encoded by the exons ATGGATTTCTCGAGCCTCCAATCTAgagtttccttctcttcttcatcatcttcctccCACTTCCCCCCCCACCGGACCCAGCTCCACCCTCGGATGCATTATGCCGCCCCTCCGGCCTCCCTCCGCCCGCCCTCCCCCTCCCGTGGCGAGCGGTGCTGGTTCCTGGCCATCGGCCTCCTCAcactccccttcctcttctaccTCATTGCCGTCGCCCGCCGCGTCCACACATCCGCCCGCTTCGACGCCACCCGCCCCAAGTGCTTCGGTCTCGTCATCGACGCCGGGGCCGCCGGCTCCCGGATCCATGTCTTCGAGTTCCTCAACGAGGGCCGGATCCCCTTCGTGGGCGTCGACGGTAAGGGATCGGTGTCGATGAAGGTGCGTCCGGGGCTGCGGGAGTTCGCTGCGGAGCCGGAGAGAGCTGGAGATTCGCTCCAGGAGATGCTGGAGTTCGCGAAAGGGAGGATCCCGAGAGCGGAGTGGAAGGCCACCAGGATATGGTTTATCGACACCGGAGGAGTAGGGAGCTTGAAGCTGGAGGTCAGTAGCGCCATCATGAAGTCTTGCCGGCGAGCGCTGACGGCTTCGGGGTTTATGTTTAGAGACGAGTGGGCTTCCTCCATAACTG GTCAAGATAAAGGCATTTATGCCTGGGTAGCTGCTAACTATGTCCTGGGGACCTTAGGAGCTAATCCTCAGGAAACCATGGGGATAATACAGCTTGGTGGGGCTTCTGCTCAGGTT GTAGTATTTGTTCCAAAAGAGCCACCTCCCATGGAGTTATCTAGGATGCTTAAGCTTCATGGAGTCACTTATAACCTTTATAGCAAGAGCATTCATCATTTTGGCCAG GATGTGGCTTGGGAATCATTGACGAAGTTGAACAGTTCTGGAAGCTCAAGATCAT CTTCAGACTCAATAGAAGCTGTTATGTCAGCATGCATTCCAAAAGGTTATAATGAAATCCTTAATCCAAAAATATCATCTGATTCACTTGAAAAGGTGATCTTCACAGTGGATGCAGCGGgcaatttttctgcatgcaggtCAAAGGCTTCAGTATTGTTACAAGGGCAAGGTAAAG GTACATGTTCACATCCACCGTGTAATATTTTGCCCAGACTTCTCCCTGAGTTGCAAGGAACACCTCTTGCTATACATAAATTTTTCTATATTTCAGAG TTGTTTGGAATGGCCCCAAGAGCTTCTTTATTAAAAGTGGAAGCTGCGGGGAGACACTATTGTGAGGATCACTGGGCTAGATTGAAAGAGGAACACTTCGGTGTTGATGAAATGGATTTGTTGAAATATTGCTTCTCATCTGCCTACATTGTAGCACTATTACATGATGGCCTTGGGATTCCCATGGATGGTAAGAG GATAGGTTTTGCGGATCCCACAGTAAGTAGCCCTTTCGATTGGACACTGGGTGCATTCATTCTGCAAACAGTGGTAGAGCCCAAACTGGAAACAGAAATTGTGACCCAGATAGTAGGGAATGATGCGATTACATACATTGAGTTGTTTGCAATTTTGTTTATGGCAATTCTTGCAGCATTCTTTCTATCAAATTGGCGAAAACCACGATTTAAGACAGTTTATGATCTGGAGAAAGGGCATTACATAGTCACACGTGTGCCCGGATGA
- the LOC103709080 gene encoding probable apyrase 6 isoform X5 translates to MDFSSLQSRVSFSSSSSSSHFPPHRTQLHPRMHYAAPPASLRPPSPSRGERCWFLAIGLLTLPFLFYLIAVARRVHTSARFDATRPKCFGLVIDAGAAGSRIHVFEFLNEGRIPFVGVDGKGSVSMKVRPGLREFAAEPERAGDSLQEMLEFAKGRIPRAEWKATRIWFIDTGGVGSLKLEVSSAIMKSCRRALTASGFMFRDEWASSITGQDKGIYAWVAANYVLGTLGANPQETMGIIQLGGASAQVVVFVPKEPPPMELSRMLKLHGVTYNLYSKSIHHFGQDVAWESLTKLNSSGSSRSSSDSIEAVMSACIPKGYNEILNPKISSDSLEKVIFTVDAAGNFSACRSKASVLLQGQGKGTCSHPPCNILPRLLPELQGTPLAIHKFFYISELFGMAPRASLLKVEAAGRHYCEDHWARLKEEHFGVDEMDLLKYCFSSAYIVALLHDGLGIPMDGKRIGFADPTVSSPFDWTLGAFILQTVHSFYQIGENHDLRQFMIWRKGIT, encoded by the exons ATGGATTTCTCGAGCCTCCAATCTAgagtttccttctcttcttcatcatcttcctccCACTTCCCCCCCCACCGGACCCAGCTCCACCCTCGGATGCATTATGCCGCCCCTCCGGCCTCCCTCCGCCCGCCCTCCCCCTCCCGTGGCGAGCGGTGCTGGTTCCTGGCCATCGGCCTCCTCAcactccccttcctcttctaccTCATTGCCGTCGCCCGCCGCGTCCACACATCCGCCCGCTTCGACGCCACCCGCCCCAAGTGCTTCGGTCTCGTCATCGACGCCGGGGCCGCCGGCTCCCGGATCCATGTCTTCGAGTTCCTCAACGAGGGCCGGATCCCCTTCGTGGGCGTCGACGGTAAGGGATCGGTGTCGATGAAGGTGCGTCCGGGGCTGCGGGAGTTCGCTGCGGAGCCGGAGAGAGCTGGAGATTCGCTCCAGGAGATGCTGGAGTTCGCGAAAGGGAGGATCCCGAGAGCGGAGTGGAAGGCCACCAGGATATGGTTTATCGACACCGGAGGAGTAGGGAGCTTGAAGCTGGAGGTCAGTAGCGCCATCATGAAGTCTTGCCGGCGAGCGCTGACGGCTTCGGGGTTTATGTTTAGAGACGAGTGGGCTTCCTCCATAACTG GTCAAGATAAAGGCATTTATGCCTGGGTAGCTGCTAACTATGTCCTGGGGACCTTAGGAGCTAATCCTCAGGAAACCATGGGGATAATACAGCTTGGTGGGGCTTCTGCTCAGGTT GTAGTATTTGTTCCAAAAGAGCCACCTCCCATGGAGTTATCTAGGATGCTTAAGCTTCATGGAGTCACTTATAACCTTTATAGCAAGAGCATTCATCATTTTGGCCAG GATGTGGCTTGGGAATCATTGACGAAGTTGAACAGTTCTGGAAGCTCAAGATCAT CTTCAGACTCAATAGAAGCTGTTATGTCAGCATGCATTCCAAAAGGTTATAATGAAATCCTTAATCCAAAAATATCATCTGATTCACTTGAAAAGGTGATCTTCACAGTGGATGCAGCGGgcaatttttctgcatgcaggtCAAAGGCTTCAGTATTGTTACAAGGGCAAGGTAAAG GTACATGTTCACATCCACCGTGTAATATTTTGCCCAGACTTCTCCCTGAGTTGCAAGGAACACCTCTTGCTATACATAAATTTTTCTATATTTCAGAG TTGTTTGGAATGGCCCCAAGAGCTTCTTTATTAAAAGTGGAAGCTGCGGGGAGACACTATTGTGAGGATCACTGGGCTAGATTGAAAGAGGAACACTTCGGTGTTGATGAAATGGATTTGTTGAAATATTGCTTCTCATCTGCCTACATTGTAGCACTATTACATGATGGCCTTGGGATTCCCATGGATGGTAAGAG GATAGGTTTTGCGGATCCCACAGTAAGTAGCCCTTTCGATTGGACACTGGGTGCATTCATTCTGCAAACAGTG CATTCTTTCTATCAAATTGGCGAAAACCACGATTTAAGACAGTTTATGATCTGGAGAAAGGGCATTACATAG
- the LOC103709080 gene encoding probable apyrase 6 isoform X4 — protein sequence MDFSSLQSRVSFSSSSSSSHFPPHRTQLHPRMHYAAPPASLRPPSPSRGERCWFLAIGLLTLPFLFYLIAVARRVHTSARFDATRPKCFGLVIDAGAAGSRIHVFEFLNEGRIPFVGVDGKGSVSMKVRPGLREFAAEPERAGDSLQEMLEFAKGRIPRAEWKATRIWFIDTGGVGSLKLEVSSAIMKSCRRALTASGFMFRDEWASSITGQDKGIYAWVAANYVLGTLGANPQETMGIIQLGGASAQVVFVPKEPPPMELSRMLKLHGVTYNLYSKSIHHFGQDVAWESLTKLNSSGSSRSSSDSIEAVMSACIPKGYNEILNPKISSDSLEKVIFTVDAAGNFSACRSKASVLLQGQGTCSHPPCNILPRLLPELQGTPLAIHKFFYISELFGMAPRASLLKVEAAGRHYCEDHWARLKEEHFGVDEMDLLKYCFSSAYIVALLHDGLGIPMDGKRIGFADPTVSSPFDWTLGAFILQTVVEPKLETEIVTQIVGNDAITYIELFAILFMAILAAFFLSNWRKPRFKTVYDLEKGHYIVTRVPG from the exons ATGGATTTCTCGAGCCTCCAATCTAgagtttccttctcttcttcatcatcttcctccCACTTCCCCCCCCACCGGACCCAGCTCCACCCTCGGATGCATTATGCCGCCCCTCCGGCCTCCCTCCGCCCGCCCTCCCCCTCCCGTGGCGAGCGGTGCTGGTTCCTGGCCATCGGCCTCCTCAcactccccttcctcttctaccTCATTGCCGTCGCCCGCCGCGTCCACACATCCGCCCGCTTCGACGCCACCCGCCCCAAGTGCTTCGGTCTCGTCATCGACGCCGGGGCCGCCGGCTCCCGGATCCATGTCTTCGAGTTCCTCAACGAGGGCCGGATCCCCTTCGTGGGCGTCGACGGTAAGGGATCGGTGTCGATGAAGGTGCGTCCGGGGCTGCGGGAGTTCGCTGCGGAGCCGGAGAGAGCTGGAGATTCGCTCCAGGAGATGCTGGAGTTCGCGAAAGGGAGGATCCCGAGAGCGGAGTGGAAGGCCACCAGGATATGGTTTATCGACACCGGAGGAGTAGGGAGCTTGAAGCTGGAGGTCAGTAGCGCCATCATGAAGTCTTGCCGGCGAGCGCTGACGGCTTCGGGGTTTATGTTTAGAGACGAGTGGGCTTCCTCCATAACTG GTCAAGATAAAGGCATTTATGCCTGGGTAGCTGCTAACTATGTCCTGGGGACCTTAGGAGCTAATCCTCAGGAAACCATGGGGATAATACAGCTTGGTGGGGCTTCTGCTCAG GTAGTATTTGTTCCAAAAGAGCCACCTCCCATGGAGTTATCTAGGATGCTTAAGCTTCATGGAGTCACTTATAACCTTTATAGCAAGAGCATTCATCATTTTGGCCAG GATGTGGCTTGGGAATCATTGACGAAGTTGAACAGTTCTGGAAGCTCAAGATCAT CTTCAGACTCAATAGAAGCTGTTATGTCAGCATGCATTCCAAAAGGTTATAATGAAATCCTTAATCCAAAAATATCATCTGATTCACTTGAAAAGGTGATCTTCACAGTGGATGCAGCGGgcaatttttctgcatgcaggtCAAAGGCTTCAGTATTGTTACAAGGGCAAG GTACATGTTCACATCCACCGTGTAATATTTTGCCCAGACTTCTCCCTGAGTTGCAAGGAACACCTCTTGCTATACATAAATTTTTCTATATTTCAGAG TTGTTTGGAATGGCCCCAAGAGCTTCTTTATTAAAAGTGGAAGCTGCGGGGAGACACTATTGTGAGGATCACTGGGCTAGATTGAAAGAGGAACACTTCGGTGTTGATGAAATGGATTTGTTGAAATATTGCTTCTCATCTGCCTACATTGTAGCACTATTACATGATGGCCTTGGGATTCCCATGGATGGTAAGAG GATAGGTTTTGCGGATCCCACAGTAAGTAGCCCTTTCGATTGGACACTGGGTGCATTCATTCTGCAAACAGTGGTAGAGCCCAAACTGGAAACAGAAATTGTGACCCAGATAGTAGGGAATGATGCGATTACATACATTGAGTTGTTTGCAATTTTGTTTATGGCAATTCTTGCAGCATTCTTTCTATCAAATTGGCGAAAACCACGATTTAAGACAGTTTATGATCTGGAGAAAGGGCATTACATAGTCACACGTGTGCCCGGATGA
- the LOC103709080 gene encoding probable apyrase 6 isoform X2 — translation MDFSSLQSRVSFSSSSSSSHFPPHRTQLHPRMHYAAPPASLRPPSPSRGERCWFLAIGLLTLPFLFYLIAVARRVHTSARFDATRPKCFGLVIDAGAAGSRIHVFEFLNEGRIPFVGVDGKGSVSMKVRPGLREFAAEPERAGDSLQEMLEFAKGRIPRAEWKATRIWFIDTGGVGSLKLEVSSAIMKSCRRALTASGFMFRDEWASSITGQDKGIYAWVAANYVLGTLGANPQETMGIIQLGGASAQVVFVPKEPPPMELSRMLKLHGVTYNLYSKSIHHFGQDVAWESLTKLNSSGSSRSSSDSIEAVMSACIPKGYNEILNPKISSDSLEKVIFTVDAAGNFSACRSKASVLLQGQGKGTCSHPPCNILPRLLPELQGTPLAIHKFFYISELFGMAPRASLLKVEAAGRHYCEDHWARLKEEHFGVDEMDLLKYCFSSAYIVALLHDGLGIPMDGKRIGFADPTVSSPFDWTLGAFILQTVVEPKLETEIVTQIVGNDAITYIELFAILFMAILAAFFLSNWRKPRFKTVYDLEKGHYIVTRVPG, via the exons ATGGATTTCTCGAGCCTCCAATCTAgagtttccttctcttcttcatcatcttcctccCACTTCCCCCCCCACCGGACCCAGCTCCACCCTCGGATGCATTATGCCGCCCCTCCGGCCTCCCTCCGCCCGCCCTCCCCCTCCCGTGGCGAGCGGTGCTGGTTCCTGGCCATCGGCCTCCTCAcactccccttcctcttctaccTCATTGCCGTCGCCCGCCGCGTCCACACATCCGCCCGCTTCGACGCCACCCGCCCCAAGTGCTTCGGTCTCGTCATCGACGCCGGGGCCGCCGGCTCCCGGATCCATGTCTTCGAGTTCCTCAACGAGGGCCGGATCCCCTTCGTGGGCGTCGACGGTAAGGGATCGGTGTCGATGAAGGTGCGTCCGGGGCTGCGGGAGTTCGCTGCGGAGCCGGAGAGAGCTGGAGATTCGCTCCAGGAGATGCTGGAGTTCGCGAAAGGGAGGATCCCGAGAGCGGAGTGGAAGGCCACCAGGATATGGTTTATCGACACCGGAGGAGTAGGGAGCTTGAAGCTGGAGGTCAGTAGCGCCATCATGAAGTCTTGCCGGCGAGCGCTGACGGCTTCGGGGTTTATGTTTAGAGACGAGTGGGCTTCCTCCATAACTG GTCAAGATAAAGGCATTTATGCCTGGGTAGCTGCTAACTATGTCCTGGGGACCTTAGGAGCTAATCCTCAGGAAACCATGGGGATAATACAGCTTGGTGGGGCTTCTGCTCAG GTAGTATTTGTTCCAAAAGAGCCACCTCCCATGGAGTTATCTAGGATGCTTAAGCTTCATGGAGTCACTTATAACCTTTATAGCAAGAGCATTCATCATTTTGGCCAG GATGTGGCTTGGGAATCATTGACGAAGTTGAACAGTTCTGGAAGCTCAAGATCAT CTTCAGACTCAATAGAAGCTGTTATGTCAGCATGCATTCCAAAAGGTTATAATGAAATCCTTAATCCAAAAATATCATCTGATTCACTTGAAAAGGTGATCTTCACAGTGGATGCAGCGGgcaatttttctgcatgcaggtCAAAGGCTTCAGTATTGTTACAAGGGCAAGGTAAAG GTACATGTTCACATCCACCGTGTAATATTTTGCCCAGACTTCTCCCTGAGTTGCAAGGAACACCTCTTGCTATACATAAATTTTTCTATATTTCAGAG TTGTTTGGAATGGCCCCAAGAGCTTCTTTATTAAAAGTGGAAGCTGCGGGGAGACACTATTGTGAGGATCACTGGGCTAGATTGAAAGAGGAACACTTCGGTGTTGATGAAATGGATTTGTTGAAATATTGCTTCTCATCTGCCTACATTGTAGCACTATTACATGATGGCCTTGGGATTCCCATGGATGGTAAGAG GATAGGTTTTGCGGATCCCACAGTAAGTAGCCCTTTCGATTGGACACTGGGTGCATTCATTCTGCAAACAGTGGTAGAGCCCAAACTGGAAACAGAAATTGTGACCCAGATAGTAGGGAATGATGCGATTACATACATTGAGTTGTTTGCAATTTTGTTTATGGCAATTCTTGCAGCATTCTTTCTATCAAATTGGCGAAAACCACGATTTAAGACAGTTTATGATCTGGAGAAAGGGCATTACATAGTCACACGTGTGCCCGGATGA
- the LOC103709080 gene encoding probable apyrase 6 isoform X3, giving the protein MDFSSLQSRVSFSSSSSSSHFPPHRTQLHPRMHYAAPPASLRPPSPSRGERCWFLAIGLLTLPFLFYLIAVARRVHTSARFDATRPKCFGLVIDAGAAGSRIHVFEFLNEGRIPFVGVDGKGSVSMKVRPGLREFAAEPERAGDSLQEMLEFAKGRIPRAEWKATRIWFIDTGGVGSLKLEVSSAIMKSCRRALTASGFMFRDEWASSITGQDKGIYAWVAANYVLGTLGANPQETMGIIQLGGASAQVVVFVPKEPPPMELSRMLKLHGVTYNLYSKSIHHFGQDVAWESLTKLNSSGSSRSSSDSIEAVMSACIPKGYNEILNPKISSDSLEKVIFTVDAAGNFSACRSKASVLLQGQGTCSHPPCNILPRLLPELQGTPLAIHKFFYISELFGMAPRASLLKVEAAGRHYCEDHWARLKEEHFGVDEMDLLKYCFSSAYIVALLHDGLGIPMDGKRIGFADPTVSSPFDWTLGAFILQTVVEPKLETEIVTQIVGNDAITYIELFAILFMAILAAFFLSNWRKPRFKTVYDLEKGHYIVTRVPG; this is encoded by the exons ATGGATTTCTCGAGCCTCCAATCTAgagtttccttctcttcttcatcatcttcctccCACTTCCCCCCCCACCGGACCCAGCTCCACCCTCGGATGCATTATGCCGCCCCTCCGGCCTCCCTCCGCCCGCCCTCCCCCTCCCGTGGCGAGCGGTGCTGGTTCCTGGCCATCGGCCTCCTCAcactccccttcctcttctaccTCATTGCCGTCGCCCGCCGCGTCCACACATCCGCCCGCTTCGACGCCACCCGCCCCAAGTGCTTCGGTCTCGTCATCGACGCCGGGGCCGCCGGCTCCCGGATCCATGTCTTCGAGTTCCTCAACGAGGGCCGGATCCCCTTCGTGGGCGTCGACGGTAAGGGATCGGTGTCGATGAAGGTGCGTCCGGGGCTGCGGGAGTTCGCTGCGGAGCCGGAGAGAGCTGGAGATTCGCTCCAGGAGATGCTGGAGTTCGCGAAAGGGAGGATCCCGAGAGCGGAGTGGAAGGCCACCAGGATATGGTTTATCGACACCGGAGGAGTAGGGAGCTTGAAGCTGGAGGTCAGTAGCGCCATCATGAAGTCTTGCCGGCGAGCGCTGACGGCTTCGGGGTTTATGTTTAGAGACGAGTGGGCTTCCTCCATAACTG GTCAAGATAAAGGCATTTATGCCTGGGTAGCTGCTAACTATGTCCTGGGGACCTTAGGAGCTAATCCTCAGGAAACCATGGGGATAATACAGCTTGGTGGGGCTTCTGCTCAGGTT GTAGTATTTGTTCCAAAAGAGCCACCTCCCATGGAGTTATCTAGGATGCTTAAGCTTCATGGAGTCACTTATAACCTTTATAGCAAGAGCATTCATCATTTTGGCCAG GATGTGGCTTGGGAATCATTGACGAAGTTGAACAGTTCTGGAAGCTCAAGATCAT CTTCAGACTCAATAGAAGCTGTTATGTCAGCATGCATTCCAAAAGGTTATAATGAAATCCTTAATCCAAAAATATCATCTGATTCACTTGAAAAGGTGATCTTCACAGTGGATGCAGCGGgcaatttttctgcatgcaggtCAAAGGCTTCAGTATTGTTACAAGGGCAAG GTACATGTTCACATCCACCGTGTAATATTTTGCCCAGACTTCTCCCTGAGTTGCAAGGAACACCTCTTGCTATACATAAATTTTTCTATATTTCAGAG TTGTTTGGAATGGCCCCAAGAGCTTCTTTATTAAAAGTGGAAGCTGCGGGGAGACACTATTGTGAGGATCACTGGGCTAGATTGAAAGAGGAACACTTCGGTGTTGATGAAATGGATTTGTTGAAATATTGCTTCTCATCTGCCTACATTGTAGCACTATTACATGATGGCCTTGGGATTCCCATGGATGGTAAGAG GATAGGTTTTGCGGATCCCACAGTAAGTAGCCCTTTCGATTGGACACTGGGTGCATTCATTCTGCAAACAGTGGTAGAGCCCAAACTGGAAACAGAAATTGTGACCCAGATAGTAGGGAATGATGCGATTACATACATTGAGTTGTTTGCAATTTTGTTTATGGCAATTCTTGCAGCATTCTTTCTATCAAATTGGCGAAAACCACGATTTAAGACAGTTTATGATCTGGAGAAAGGGCATTACATAGTCACACGTGTGCCCGGATGA
- the LOC103709080 gene encoding probable apyrase 6 isoform X7: MDFSSLQSRVSFSSSSSSSHFPPHRTQLHPRMHYAAPPASLRPPSPSRGERCWFLAIGLLTLPFLFYLIAVARRVHTSARFDATRPKCFGLVIDAGAAGSRIHVFEFLNEGRIPFVGVDGKGSVSMKVRPGLREFAAEPERAGDSLQEMLEFAKGRIPRAEWKATRIWFIDTGGVGSLKLEVSSAIMKSCRRALTASGFMFRDEWASSITGQDKGIYAWVAANYVLGTLGANPQETMGIIQLGGASAQVVVFVPKEPPPMELSRMLKLHGVTYNLYSKSIHHFGQDVAWESLTKLNSSGSSRSSSDSIEAVMSACIPKGQRLQYCYKGKVKVHVHIHRVIFCPDFSLSCKEHLLLYINFSIFQSCLEWPQELLY; the protein is encoded by the exons ATGGATTTCTCGAGCCTCCAATCTAgagtttccttctcttcttcatcatcttcctccCACTTCCCCCCCCACCGGACCCAGCTCCACCCTCGGATGCATTATGCCGCCCCTCCGGCCTCCCTCCGCCCGCCCTCCCCCTCCCGTGGCGAGCGGTGCTGGTTCCTGGCCATCGGCCTCCTCAcactccccttcctcttctaccTCATTGCCGTCGCCCGCCGCGTCCACACATCCGCCCGCTTCGACGCCACCCGCCCCAAGTGCTTCGGTCTCGTCATCGACGCCGGGGCCGCCGGCTCCCGGATCCATGTCTTCGAGTTCCTCAACGAGGGCCGGATCCCCTTCGTGGGCGTCGACGGTAAGGGATCGGTGTCGATGAAGGTGCGTCCGGGGCTGCGGGAGTTCGCTGCGGAGCCGGAGAGAGCTGGAGATTCGCTCCAGGAGATGCTGGAGTTCGCGAAAGGGAGGATCCCGAGAGCGGAGTGGAAGGCCACCAGGATATGGTTTATCGACACCGGAGGAGTAGGGAGCTTGAAGCTGGAGGTCAGTAGCGCCATCATGAAGTCTTGCCGGCGAGCGCTGACGGCTTCGGGGTTTATGTTTAGAGACGAGTGGGCTTCCTCCATAACTG GTCAAGATAAAGGCATTTATGCCTGGGTAGCTGCTAACTATGTCCTGGGGACCTTAGGAGCTAATCCTCAGGAAACCATGGGGATAATACAGCTTGGTGGGGCTTCTGCTCAGGTT GTAGTATTTGTTCCAAAAGAGCCACCTCCCATGGAGTTATCTAGGATGCTTAAGCTTCATGGAGTCACTTATAACCTTTATAGCAAGAGCATTCATCATTTTGGCCAG GATGTGGCTTGGGAATCATTGACGAAGTTGAACAGTTCTGGAAGCTCAAGATCAT CTTCAGACTCAATAGAAGCTGTTATGTCAGCATGCATTCCAAAAG gtCAAAGGCTTCAGTATTGTTACAAGGGCAAGGTAAAG GTACATGTTCACATCCACCGTGTAATATTTTGCCCAGACTTCTCCCTGAGTTGCAAGGAACACCTCTTGCTATACATAAATTTTTCTATATTTCAGAG TTGTTTGGAATGGCCCCAAGAGCTTCTTTATTAA
- the LOC103709080 gene encoding probable apyrase 6 isoform X6 has translation MDFSSLQSRVSFSSSSSSSHFPPHRTQLHPRMHYAAPPASLRPPSPSRGERCWFLAIGLLTLPFLFYLIAVARRVHTSARFDATRPKCFGLVIDAGAAGSRIHVFEFLNEGRIPFVGVDGKGSVSMKVRPGLREFAAEPERAGDSLQEMLEFAKGRIPRAEWKATRIWFIDTGGVGSLKLEVSSAIMKSCRRALTASGFMFRDEWASSITGQDKGIYAWVAANYVLGTLGANPQETMGIIQLGGASAQVVVFVPKEPPPMELSRMLKLHGVTYNLYSKSIHHFGQDVAWESLTKLNSSGSSRSSSDSIEAVMSACIPKGYNEILNPKISSDSLEKVIFTVDAAGNFSACRSKASVLLQGQGKGTCSHPPCNILPRLLPELQGTPLAIHKFFYISELFGMAPRASLLKVEAAGRHYCEDHWARLKEEHFGVDEMDLLKYCFSSAYIVALLHDGLGIPMDG, from the exons ATGGATTTCTCGAGCCTCCAATCTAgagtttccttctcttcttcatcatcttcctccCACTTCCCCCCCCACCGGACCCAGCTCCACCCTCGGATGCATTATGCCGCCCCTCCGGCCTCCCTCCGCCCGCCCTCCCCCTCCCGTGGCGAGCGGTGCTGGTTCCTGGCCATCGGCCTCCTCAcactccccttcctcttctaccTCATTGCCGTCGCCCGCCGCGTCCACACATCCGCCCGCTTCGACGCCACCCGCCCCAAGTGCTTCGGTCTCGTCATCGACGCCGGGGCCGCCGGCTCCCGGATCCATGTCTTCGAGTTCCTCAACGAGGGCCGGATCCCCTTCGTGGGCGTCGACGGTAAGGGATCGGTGTCGATGAAGGTGCGTCCGGGGCTGCGGGAGTTCGCTGCGGAGCCGGAGAGAGCTGGAGATTCGCTCCAGGAGATGCTGGAGTTCGCGAAAGGGAGGATCCCGAGAGCGGAGTGGAAGGCCACCAGGATATGGTTTATCGACACCGGAGGAGTAGGGAGCTTGAAGCTGGAGGTCAGTAGCGCCATCATGAAGTCTTGCCGGCGAGCGCTGACGGCTTCGGGGTTTATGTTTAGAGACGAGTGGGCTTCCTCCATAACTG GTCAAGATAAAGGCATTTATGCCTGGGTAGCTGCTAACTATGTCCTGGGGACCTTAGGAGCTAATCCTCAGGAAACCATGGGGATAATACAGCTTGGTGGGGCTTCTGCTCAGGTT GTAGTATTTGTTCCAAAAGAGCCACCTCCCATGGAGTTATCTAGGATGCTTAAGCTTCATGGAGTCACTTATAACCTTTATAGCAAGAGCATTCATCATTTTGGCCAG GATGTGGCTTGGGAATCATTGACGAAGTTGAACAGTTCTGGAAGCTCAAGATCAT CTTCAGACTCAATAGAAGCTGTTATGTCAGCATGCATTCCAAAAGGTTATAATGAAATCCTTAATCCAAAAATATCATCTGATTCACTTGAAAAGGTGATCTTCACAGTGGATGCAGCGGgcaatttttctgcatgcaggtCAAAGGCTTCAGTATTGTTACAAGGGCAAGGTAAAG GTACATGTTCACATCCACCGTGTAATATTTTGCCCAGACTTCTCCCTGAGTTGCAAGGAACACCTCTTGCTATACATAAATTTTTCTATATTTCAGAG TTGTTTGGAATGGCCCCAAGAGCTTCTTTATTAAAAGTGGAAGCTGCGGGGAGACACTATTGTGAGGATCACTGGGCTAGATTGAAAGAGGAACACTTCGGTGTTGATGAAATGGATTTGTTGAAATATTGCTTCTCATCTGCCTACATTGTAGCACTATTACATGATGGCCTTGGGATTCCCATGGATG GATAG